Within Synechococcus sp. NB0720_010, the genomic segment GATAGCTCGCGAGGGGCCGGCCTCGCCCAGCCAGGGCCCCAAGCAGGAGGGGTGCAAGAACATCGGCACTGGTCAGGGCATGGCGAATGCCTTCGCCACCGAGCAGGTTTCCGGTGCTGACCGCGTCGCCCAATCCCACCAGAGCACCACGTTGATGCGCTTCACGGCGACGAATCGTGCTGCGGATGAGCCCCCCATGGCGATCCACCACGTTGTCGCCAGTCAGCCCCAGGCGATCGAGCAGTTGCAGCTGCAATTGGTGGAGCGGCGGTTGCGAGCGCCCGCTGTCGTGCAGGCGGCAGACGCCCACCTTTAAGCGCCCGGGCTCCATGGGAAAGACCCAGCCATAGCCCTGGGGAACCCAACGACTGCCGAGCATGAAACTCAGGCGCCCGGCCCAGTCCTGCCAGCGCTCGACGGGAACCTGGAGCACCCACTCCACCCCTGAGCCACTGACCAGGGGGTGGTGGCGTGGTTCACCCATGAGCACACGTTTTTCTCCGGTGGCATCGACCACGAAACGGCTGGTGATCACTGCTTCACGGCCCCCCGGGCCCCGCAGCTGCGTCTGGGCGAGACCGGAGCTCAGGGTCTCGGTGGCGCAGACCCTCCAGCCGAGCTGGAGTTGCGTACCGCTGGCCAGGGCCTGATCTGCCAACCAGCGCCGCAGGGCCGCAAAGTCCAAAACAACGCCGAGTGGTGCATCGGCCGCCCAGCAACGGCGACTCTCCCCCGGCCCAAAGAGCTGCCACTGGTCCCAGCGAGAGGCGATCACCGACTCGGGCAGCTGCCAACGCTCGACGGCGCTGAGCGGCAGGGCGGCACTGCTGAAGGCGTTCTTCGAGAAGTCCTCCAGGGCCTCCACCAGCAGCACCGTGGCGCCGGCTGCACTCAACTGCTGTGCCAAGCGAGAGCCGGACGGACCGGCGCCCGCAATCAGCACATCCCAGGTTCTCTGATCGCGAGGCGTTTCAGACACCCACAGCCTGGCGCTTCAAGGTGCCGAAGCGATCCAGGATGGACTCGGTCATCTGGACCGGGGTCAGGCCCAGGGCCTCCTTGCTTTGGGCCGGTGTGGCGTGGTCCACCAGCACATCCGGGATACCAATCCGGTGCACCGGCACCAGCACGTCCTTGTCGTTGAGGATCTCGACCACAGCGGCGCCGAAGCCACCGGCGAGGCAGCCCTCTTCCATGGTCACCACCTTGCCGATCCGGCGAGCCATCGGCAGGATCAACGCCTCATCCAGCGGGCGTAGGAAGCGGGCGTTGATCACCGCCGCGCGGACGCCCTGTTCCTGCAGCAGACCGGCTGTAGCCATGGCCGGAGCCACCATCGAGCCATAGGCCACGATCAGCAGATCATCACCATCGGTGAGCAGTTCACCGCGTCCGATCTCCAGGGGCTCCCATCCCTCTTCCATCAAGGGGGCTCCTTCCCCTTCACCCCGCGGAATGCGGAGGGCGGTCGGACCGCTGTGGTTCAAGCAGGTCACCATCATCCGTTGCAGCTCGGCCTCGTCCTTCGGCGCCATGACCGTGAAATTCGGAACACAGCGCAGGTAGCTGATGTCGTACTGGCCTTGGTGCGTGGGGCCATCGGCACCGACGATGCCGGCGCGATCCAAAACAAAAGTGACCGGCAGGTTCTGGATGCCGACGTCATGGATGAGTTGGTCGTAGGCGCGCTGCAGGAAGGTGCTGTAGATCGCACAAACGGGGCGCAGTCCTTCACAGGCCATGCCAGCCGCCATGGTCACGGCATGCTGCTCAGCGATGCCGACATCGAAATACTGCTGGGGGCGCGCCTTCTCAAGGAGATCCAGACCCGTGCCCGTGGCCATGGCGGCCGTGATGCCCACCACCCTGGGATCCTGCTCACAGAGTTTGACCAGGGTCTGGCCGAAGACCTTGCTGTAGCTAGGGGGCTTGGGCTTGCTGGAGGGGTAGGCCTTGCCGGTCGCTAGATCGAATGCACTCTGGGCGTGGTAGCCGACCTGATCCGCCTCAGCGAAGGCGTAGCCCTTGCCTTTGGTGGTGGCCACATGCACCAGCACCGGACCCTCATGGGCGTGGGCCTGCTCGAAGACGTCGATCAGACCTGCGATGTCATGGCCGTCGACCGGGCCCATATAGGTGAAACCCAGTTCCTCAAAGACCGCGCCCAGCTTGGGGACGGCGAGACGCTTCATGCTCTCTTTGAGGTTTTTGAGCTCCGGCGGCAGCTCACCGTGCATGAACGGCAAGTGCTTGATCGCCTCTTCCGCGTTGTCCTGAAGGAACTGCAGCGGACGGCTATGCCGCATCCGGTTCAGGTGGGTCGAGAGCGCCCCGACGGGGGGGCTAATCGACATGTCGTTGTCGTTGAGGACAACCAAAAGGCGGGTCTTGGGGAGGTGGCCTGCGTGGTTGATGGCCTCCAGGGCCATGCCCCCGGTTAGAGAGCCGTCACCAATGACGGCAACACTCTTGAAATCCTCACCGCGTTGATCACGGGCCAGGGCCATGCCCAGGGCGGCAGAAATCGAAGTGCTGGCGTGGCCTGCACCGAAATGGTCAAAGGAGCTTTCGCAGCGCTTGAGGTAGCCCGCAACCCCGTCTTTTTGACGCAGGGTGTGGAAATCCTTGTAGCGACCAGTGATCAGCTTGTGGGGATAGGCCTGGTGGCCCACATCCCAGACCACGCGGTCCTTGTCGAGGTCGAGGGTCTGATAGAGGGCGAGGGTCAGTTCCACAACGCCCAGGCCAGGACCGAGGTGTCCGCCGCTGGTGCTCACCACCTCCAGGTGGCGTTCTCGGATCTGACGGGCAATGCCCTCTAACTCAGTGACGCTCAGGCCATGCAGCTGATTCGGATGCGTCAGCTCGCTGAGATGCATGCCTGCGGCCAAGATTGGGGTTCAGCCTACGCGGAGCCGGACGTCCTCTGGGGTTGATTTGGCTACCCCTAGACCGATCCCAGGAGCTTGCGAGACTGGTGTGATCGTCCAGTCGCAATGACAGCCACCGGCCCCAACCAGACCTCCGGCTCCGGCATGGAGATGCTGCAACGAATCTTGCGGGCCAGGGTCTACGACGTGGCCATCGAGTCGCCCCTCGATGCAGCGCCGAACCTCTCCAGGCGGCTGAAGAACACCGTTCTGCTGAAGCGGGAAGACCTGCAGCCGGTCTTCAGTTTCAAGTTGCGCGGCGCGTACAACAAGATGGCCAGCCTCAGCCCATCGGAGCTGGAGCGGGGCGTGATCGCTGCGAGCGCCGGAAACCATGCCCAGGGCGTGGCCCTGGGCGCCCAGCGCTTGGGCTGTCGAGCGGTGATCGTCATGCCCGTGACCACCCCAGAGATGAAGGTCAGGGCCGTAGCGGCCCGGGGAGCTGAGGTGGTGCTGGAGGGCGACACCTATGACGCCGCCTGCGCGGAGGCCTACCGACTGGCCGATGAGCGAGGGCTGACCTTTATTCATCCCTTTGATGACCCTGAGGTGATCGCAGGCCAGGGGACCATTGGGCTGGAGATCCTCAGACAGTGCTCTGAGCCCCCCGATGCGATCTACATCGCCGTCGGCGGAGGTGGCCTGATCGCTGGCATTGGCGCCTACGTCAAAAGCCTCTGGCCCAGCGTTGAGGTCATCGGGGTGGAACCGGTTGATGCCGATGCCATGACCCGCTCCCTGGCCCTAGGGGAGAGGGTGAAGCTCGAGCAGGTCGGACTGTTCGCCGATGGTGTCGCCGTACGAGAGGTCGGTGTTCAGACCTTCGAGCTGGCCAGAACTGTCGTCGACGCCATGGTCACCGTCGACAACGACGCCATCTGCGCCGCCATCAAGGACGTCTTTGAAGACACCCGCTCGATTCTTGAGCCGGCCGGTGCCCTTGCGGTGGCGGGAATGAAGGCTGACATCAGCCGCCGTCAGCGCGAGGGACAGACGCTGGTGGCCGTGGCCTGCGGGGCCAACATGAACTTCGATCGCCTTCGCTTTGTGGCGGAGCGCACCGAGATCACCGAAGACCGCGAAGCGATGTTGGCGGTCGAGATCCCGGAGCAGGCCGGAAGCCTGCGTCAGTTCTGCACCCTGCTGGGGCAGCGGAGCCTGACCGAATTCAGCTATCGACTGGCCGACCCCAGTCGCGCCCACATCTTTGTTGGGGTGCAAACCAGCGGCAGCTCCGATGAACAGGCCTTGATCCACAGCCTCAGGGAAGCCGGCTTCCCCTGCCTGGATCTCTCCAACGACGAGCTCTCCAAGCTCCATCTTCGCCACATGGTTGGCGGTCGGCTACCGGCCAGCACGGGTGAGGCCGCTGGCCATGGGCGGGAACTGCTCTACCGCTTCGAATTCCCGGAGCGACCGGGCGCACTGATGCGCTTCCTGACCAGCCTGCACCCCAACTGGAACATCAGCATTTTTCACTACCGGAACCACGGGGCAGACGTCGGCCGCATCGTCGTCGGGGTCCAGGTGCCCGAGGCGGAGATGAACGAATGGCAGAGCTTCCTCGATGGACTGGGCTATCAGTACGCCGATGAGACCAGCAATCCGGCCTATCGCCTCTTCCTGGGTGAGCTGGCCGGCAGCTTGAGCGTGGGATAACTTTCGAGCAACGCACTGTTCAGCCGGGGGATATGGCAGGCGACACCCAAGAGCCCATCCCCGCTGAAGGCGACACGATTGCCCTGCAACGGGCCGGCAGCAATCTCTCGCTACCCGCACGGCTAGAGGCCATCCTTTATCTCAAGGGCAGGGCTCTGACCCAGGGCGAGCTAGCCGAGATCGCAGGCGCCAGTCGTGATGAGGTCGAGATGGGCCTGATCACCCTGATGGCCGACTACGCACACAGGGACACCGCCCTCGAGATTCGCCAGGAGGGCAAGCGCTACAGCCTGCAACTGCGGGATGGCCTGGGGGATCTAGTGCAGAACCTGCTGCCGGTGGACCTCTCCACAGCGGCACTGCGCACCTTGGCGACGATTGCCATCAAAAAGCGAATCCTGCAATCCGATCTGGTGGACCTGCGGGGATCAGGGGCCTACGACCACATCAAGGAGCTGCTGGCCCAGAACTTCATCGAGCGCAAACGCCAAAGCGAGGGACGGTCCTTCTGGTTGAGCCTCAGTGAGAAGTTCCATCGAACCTTCTCGGTCAAGACCGATGAGCTGGTGGCCCAGCGCAAGGCGGTCAAGCCAGCTCCCGCCAGTCCCGCAGTCGAGGTCAGCGATGAAGAGTGGGAGCAGGCCGCCTAGGGCAATCCCAGCCTCCACACACACTCAATAGAGTGACTTCAACGCAGCTGCAGCCATGTCCATCCTCGGCGATCTGATCGGCGTCCTGATCCAAACGCTCTCGATCTACACGCTCGTTCTGTTTGTTCGTGTGCTGCTGAGCTGGTTCCCCAATCTCGACTGGAGCAATCCAGTGCTCTCCACCGTCAGTGCGATCACCGACCCCTACCTCGGGGTGTTTCGCGGTTTGATTCCCCCCCTGGGCGGCCTGGACCTCTCGGCAATCGTGGCCTTCCTGGCCCTGCAGTTACTCCAAAGCTTGCTGGAGCAGAGCCGGGGTTACTTCTATCCAGCCTTCTTCTAAGCCGGATCCACGTCGGCGACGGCCTGCTCCAACGGCAGCAGGTCATCAAACTCACCCGCGCGGGTCCGAACAGGAGCGCTGAAGCCGCGCGCTTTCACGTTGGAGAAGCTGAACGGTCCTGGGGTTCCCGCTGGGACAGCCAGACGCAGGGCAAAGCTTGAGTTGCCCTGCTCGACATCGCCAATGGAGCCGACTCGAGAACGGTTCTGAAGCACTGGTTCGCCGCTGGCGTCCAGGATTTGGGCAAAGACATCGGTGTCAAATACCGTCTTGCGACCAGGGTTATCGACACTGCCCCTTAGCACAAAACAACTGGCACCACTGGGCCGCTTGAGCTGCGGTTGAGCTCCGATATCTTCAGCAGGACAGGGGTCCAAGCTCACGTCGTGAACGCTCAGACCAGCGGCCAAGGCGCCAGGGGCGGCGCCGAAGACTGTGCAGGCCACCACGAGCACGGCGCTCAGCGCTCGAGCGAGGGCCCGTGAGAGCGATCGGTGCATCTGCATCCAGCGTGACTCCAGCTGCTTAGCGGTGGTCGCCGCTTCCAGCGATCACGTTACGGGCGGCGCGACTGGCCAATTTGTCGAGGTTGGCCTGGGCGATCTCATCGAGACTGAAGCCCAACTCACTGGCGAGCTGAGCGACGTACCAAAGGACATCACCGAGCTCGAGCTTCAAGGACTCCCGGACTTCCGCGGAAAACTCGCCACCGCTATCGCGCAGCACTTTTTTGACCTTGTCCGCGACCTCTCCGGATTCTCCGCAGAGGCCCAGGGTTGGGTAGATGGGGTTGGAGCCCACATCGGGATAGCGGGCCGTTTGCCTCGCACCCTGCTGATAAGCATTCAGATCCATTGGTACGACAGCGCTGGAGGGCCTCGATGATAGTGTCGCTTCTCCCTTTGGCGCCCCCGAATGGCCCTGCCCGATCTCACGCGTCGCACCAAGATCGTGGCAACCATCGGTCCCGCCACCGAATCGCCTGAGCAGCTCAGGCGCCTGATTGAGGCCGGTGCCTCCACCTTTCGCCTGAATTTCTCCCACGGCGACCACAGCGAGCACGCAGCGCGGATCAGCACCATCCGCAAGGTTGCCGCGGAGATGGGGGTTCACATCGGGATCCTCCAGGACCTCCAGGGCCCCAAGATTCGCCTGGGCCGTTTCAAGGACGGTCCGATCACCGTTGCCCAAGGCGATCCCTTCACCCTGACGTCCAGGGACGTCGAGTGCTGCCAAACCATCGCCACCGTCACCTACGACAAGTTGGCGGATGAAGTGGTCCCCGGGAGCCGCATCCTGCTGGATGACGGCCGCGTCGAGATGGTCGTGGACCAAGTGGAGCAGTCCAGCCAGACCCTCCACTGCACCGTCACGGTTGGTGGCGTCCTCTCCAACAACAAGGGCGTCAACTTCCCGGACGTGCAGCTTTCCGTCCGTGCCCTGACCGACAAGGACCGGGAAGACCTCGAATTTGGTCTGAGCCAAGGCGTCGATTGGGTGGCCCTGAGCTTCGTGCGCAATCCCTCCGACATGGAGGAGATCAAGGCCCTGATTCGTTCCCACGGCCACAACACGCCCGTGGTCGCGAAGATCGAAAAATTTGAAGCCATCGACCAGATGGATGCGCTGCTGCCGATGTGCGACGGCGTCATGGTGGCCCGCGGCGACCTCGGTGTGGAGATGCCCGCCGAGGAAGTTCCCCTGCTGCAGAAGGAACTGATCCGCAAGTGCAACACCCTGGGGATTCCGGTCATCACCGCCACCCAGATGCTCGACTCGATGGTGAGCTGCCCCAGGCCCACCCGCGCAGAAGTCAGCGACGTCGCCAACGCCATCCTCGATGGCACCGATGCGGTGATGCTCTCCAACGAAAGCGCCGTGGGTGATTACCCCGTCGAGGCCGTGGCCACCATGAGCCAAATCGCCCGGCGCATCGAGCGGGACTACCCCAGCCGCAGCAGCGATGGGCAGCTGGCCTCAACCGTTCCGAACGCCATCTCCCACGCCGTCAGCTCGATTGCGAGCCAGCTGGAGGCTGCGGCCATCCTTCCGCTGACCAAGAGTGGATCCACGGCACGCAACGTCAGCAAATTCCGTCCGAGCACACCGATCCTGGCCATCACCAGCGACAGCAAGGTGGCCTCACAGCTCCAACTGGTCTGGGGCGTGACCCCGTTGCTGGTCTCCGACATGGACAACGCAGCGGCAACCTTTAACCGGGCCATGGAAGTGGCAGCGGAGGCAAACATGCTCAAAGAAGGGGATCTGGTCATTCAGACCGCCGGAACCTTCGCTGATGTCAGCGGTTCGACCGACCTGGTCAAGGTCAGCGTCGTGGGCAAGGGCACCGTTCTCAACCCGAGCATCGTTTAAAACGGGGCTCTGCTGGCCATCCCGGCAATGCCCGCCAAGCTCCCTATGCGCGAGACCGTCGGGATGGCCCTGGCCACCCTGAGGGCCAATCGTCTGCGCTCTCTGCTCACGATGCTGGGCATCGTGATTGGGAATGCCTCAGTCATCACCCTGGTCGGTGTCGGCCGTGGTGCCCAGAACCTCGCCGAGGGTCAGCTCAACACGCTGGGGGCCAACGTCCTCTTTGTCGTCCCGGGCAACAACGACAGCCGTCGCCGCGGAATTGATTTTCCCAAGACCTTGGTTTTGGAAGATGCCGAAGCCATCGCCGAGCAGGTCCCGAGTGTTCGCAGGGTGGTGCCGCAGATCACCCTCAGCGCCGTACTGCAGGCGGGTGCAAAAAGTGCCAGCGCCACCGTTTCAGGCATCAGCCCAGAGTTTTTAACGGTGCGGCGCTTTGAAGTGGCCCGGGGCCGCTTCATCGACCAGAGGGACATGGAAGGGGCCCGCAATGTCGTGGTCATTGGACCTGACCTCAAGCAAAAACTCTTGCCCTCTGGCTCCGCGATCGGACAGCGCGTCCGCATTCGCAATCAGGGCTTTGAAGTGATTGGGGTGATGGCGCCGAAAGGTGCTGTCTTTGGCCAAAACCAAGACGAGGCCGCCTACATCCCCCTGACGACGATGGTCAGCAAGCTCTCAGGCCGGGATCCCACCTACGGGGTGAGCCTGAACTTCATCAGCGTGGAGGCCGTGGATGAGGCCAGCACCGGTGCGGCGAAATTCCAGATCACCAATCTGCTGCGCCAGCGGCACAACATCCTGCGGGAGGACGACTTCGCTGTCCGCTCGCAAAAAGATGCCCTCTCGATTGTGGGCACCATCACCGGCGGACTCACCTTGATGCTCGCCGCCATCGGTGCGATCTCGCTGTTGGTGGGCGGCATCGGGATCATGAACATCATGTTGGTCTCGGTCAGTGAGCGGACCTCAGAAATCGGACTGCGCAAGGCCATCGGTGCTCGCAGCAGTGATGTCCTGAGTCAGTTCCTCGTTGAGGCCTTAGTGCTCTCCACCTTGGGTGGATTGATTGGAAGCAGCCTCGGCCTCTCCGCCATTGCAATCGTGGCGGCCGTCACACCCCTTCCCGCTGCCATTGGGAGCAGCAGTGTGTTGGTGACGATGGGACTCTCCGGCAGCATTGGGTTGGTCTTTGGTGTGCTGCCGGCCAGGCGTGCGGCTCGACTGGATCCAATCACCGCCCTACGCAGTCTCTAGGGACAAACCTGAAGGAAATCGGAAGAAGCCTGCGACCTTGAGGGCCGGTCTCATCGACGACAAATCAGGCCGATGAAACAGGCGTCAATGACAGTTCTGATTCCAATTGGTCTTGAACCAGCTCCAGTGTGGGTACCAAAACCGCAGCGATCGGATGGTGATCCTGCGCTGCATTGGACCCGATCAATTCTTCCTGGAGCGGGTGGTCTTCCCCGTTGAGATCCTGGGATTTGAGGCACCACCGGCCTCTGAAGTCGAGATTTGGAGCCATTCCTTAGGGGGACCAGAACTGCTGGAACGGTTCCTGGCGGAGGAGCTCACCAGCGTGTCTGAACTCGATTGGCCGCAATCGGCCTAATGATCAGCCACGAATGAGAGGGAAAAAGCGCTGCCGCGCCTGAGATCTGCCCAGAACAGGCCGCGCTCGCTTTACACTTGTTAAACATTCAGATCTGCACCTCAGGCGGCCATGAATCAACGCTGGCGCACGATTGCTCTTTGGGTTCTGCCCATCAGCGTCGCTGTCCTCCTCGGCTGGCAAGTCCTGGGCGGCGGCTTCGGTGGAGTCAGCCGGTCCTCGGGAACAACCGTGGCACCGCGGAATGCCGCTGTCGCTCGGATGAGCTACGGCCGCTTCATCGATTACGTCGATGCCGGACGCGTCACCGCGGTTGACATCTTTGACGGTGGCCGCACCGCCGTTGTTGAAGCCGTTGATCCCGACCTGGACAACCGCGTGCAGCGCCTGCGCGTTGACCTCCCTGGTCTTGCCCCTGAGTTGGTCAACAACCTCAAAGAGCAGGGCATCAGCTTTGACATCCATCCCCCCCGCACCGCGCCTCCAGCGCTCGGCCTGCTGGGCAACCTGCTCTTCCCCCTGCTGCTGATCGGTGGCCTGGTGCTGCTCTCTCGCCGTGGCGGTGGCGGCATGCCCGGTGGCCCCGGTCAGGCCATGCAGTTCGGCAAGACCAAGGCCCGGTTCGCCATGGAGGCTCAAACCGGTGTGATGTTTGACGACGTCGCCGGCGTTGAAGAAGCCAAGCAGGACCTGCAGGAGGTCGTCACCTTCCTGAAGACTCCAGAGCGCTTCACCTCTGTCGGCGCAAAGATCCCCAAGGGTGTCCTCCTGGTGGGCCCTCCTGGTACGGGTAAAACTCTGCTTGCCAAGGCCATCGCTGGTGAGGCCGGCGTGCCCTTCTTCTCCCTCTCCGGCTCGGAATTTGTGGAGATGTTCGTGGGCGTTGGCGCCAGCCGCGTGCGCGACCTGTTCAAGCGGGCCAAGGAAAACAGCCCCTGTCTGATCTTCATCGACGAGATCGATGCCGTCGGCCGTCAGCGGGGCGCCGGTGTTGGCGGCGGCAATGACGAACGGGAGCAGACCCTCAACCAGCTGCTCACTGAGATGGACGGCTTCGAGGGCAATAGCGGGATCATCATCATTGCGGCCACCAACCGCGCTGACGTTCTCGACTCCGCCCTGCTGCGTCCGGGCCGTTTCGACCGCCAGGTTCAAGTCGACGTTCCCGACATCAAGGGTCGTCTGGCGGTGCTGAACGTGCACTGCCGTGACAAGAAGCTGGCCGATGACGTCAGCCTCGAGGCCATTGCTCGCCGGACTCCCGGTTTCTCTGGCGCTGACCTCGCCAACCTCCTCAACGAGGCTGCCATCCTCACGGCCCGTCGCCGAAAGGAAGCCACTGGCCTGGCCGAGATCGATGATGCGGTGGACCGCATCATCGCCGGCATGGAGGGCAAGCCCCTCACCGATGGCCGCAGCAAGCGACTGATCGCCTACCACGAAGTGGGCCATGCCCTGGTGGGCACCCTGGTCAAGGCCCATGACCCCGTCCAGAAGGTCACCTTGATCCCCCGCGGACAGGCCCAGGGCCTGACCTGGTTCTCCCCCGATGAAGAGCAGATGCTCGTGAGCCGTGCTCAGCTTCGGGCGCGAATCATGGGTGCCCTCGGCGGCCGGGCTGCAGAGGATGTGGTCTTTGGCTATGCCGAAGTCACCACCGGTGCCGGCGGCGACATTCAGCAGGTCGCCTCCATCGCCCGCCAGATGGTGACCCGTTTCGGCATGAGTGACCTGGGTCAGTGCTCGCTCGAGGCCGGGAACCAGGAGGTTTTCCTGGGCCGCGATCTGATGACCCGCAGCGATGGCTCCGACGCCACCGCAGCTCGCGTCGATGCATCCGTGCGCAAGATCGTTCAGAGCTGCTACG encodes:
- a CDS encoding DUF1830 domain-containing protein, whose amino-acid sequence is MVILRCIGPDQFFLERVVFPVEILGFEAPPASEVEIWSHSLGGPELLERFLAEELTSVSELDWPQSA
- the scpB gene encoding SMC-Scp complex subunit ScpB encodes the protein MAGDTQEPIPAEGDTIALQRAGSNLSLPARLEAILYLKGRALTQGELAEIAGASRDEVEMGLITLMADYAHRDTALEIRQEGKRYSLQLRDGLGDLVQNLLPVDLSTAALRTLATIAIKKRILQSDLVDLRGSGAYDHIKELLAQNFIERKRQSEGRSFWLSLSEKFHRTFSVKTDELVAQRKAVKPAPASPAVEVSDEEWEQAA
- a CDS encoding YggT family protein, with the protein product MSILGDLIGVLIQTLSIYTLVLFVRVLLSWFPNLDWSNPVLSTVSAITDPYLGVFRGLIPPLGGLDLSAIVAFLALQLLQSLLEQSRGYFYPAFF
- the ilvA gene encoding threonine ammonia-lyase, biosynthetic — protein: MTATGPNQTSGSGMEMLQRILRARVYDVAIESPLDAAPNLSRRLKNTVLLKREDLQPVFSFKLRGAYNKMASLSPSELERGVIAASAGNHAQGVALGAQRLGCRAVIVMPVTTPEMKVRAVAARGAEVVLEGDTYDAACAEAYRLADERGLTFIHPFDDPEVIAGQGTIGLEILRQCSEPPDAIYIAVGGGGLIAGIGAYVKSLWPSVEVIGVEPVDADAMTRSLALGERVKLEQVGLFADGVAVREVGVQTFELARTVVDAMVTVDNDAICAAIKDVFEDTRSILEPAGALAVAGMKADISRRQREGQTLVAVACGANMNFDRLRFVAERTEITEDREAMLAVEIPEQAGSLRQFCTLLGQRSLTEFSYRLADPSRAHIFVGVQTSGSSDEQALIHSLREAGFPCLDLSNDELSKLHLRHMVGGRLPASTGEAAGHGRELLYRFEFPERPGALMRFLTSLHPNWNISIFHYRNHGADVGRIVVGVQVPEAEMNEWQSFLDGLGYQYADETSNPAYRLFLGELAGSLSVG
- the dxs gene encoding 1-deoxy-D-xylulose-5-phosphate synthase; this encodes MHLSELTHPNQLHGLSVTELEGIARQIRERHLEVVSTSGGHLGPGLGVVELTLALYQTLDLDKDRVVWDVGHQAYPHKLITGRYKDFHTLRQKDGVAGYLKRCESSFDHFGAGHASTSISAALGMALARDQRGEDFKSVAVIGDGSLTGGMALEAINHAGHLPKTRLLVVLNDNDMSISPPVGALSTHLNRMRHSRPLQFLQDNAEEAIKHLPFMHGELPPELKNLKESMKRLAVPKLGAVFEELGFTYMGPVDGHDIAGLIDVFEQAHAHEGPVLVHVATTKGKGYAFAEADQVGYHAQSAFDLATGKAYPSSKPKPPSYSKVFGQTLVKLCEQDPRVVGITAAMATGTGLDLLEKARPQQYFDVGIAEQHAVTMAAGMACEGLRPVCAIYSTFLQRAYDQLIHDVGIQNLPVTFVLDRAGIVGADGPTHQGQYDISYLRCVPNFTVMAPKDEAELQRMMVTCLNHSGPTALRIPRGEGEGAPLMEEGWEPLEIGRGELLTDGDDLLIVAYGSMVAPAMATAGLLQEQGVRAAVINARFLRPLDEALILPMARRIGKVVTMEEGCLAGGFGAAVVEILNDKDVLVPVHRIGIPDVLVDHATPAQSKEALGLTPVQMTESILDRFGTLKRQAVGV
- a CDS encoding ABC transporter permease, coding for MPAKLPMRETVGMALATLRANRLRSLLTMLGIVIGNASVITLVGVGRGAQNLAEGQLNTLGANVLFVVPGNNDSRRRGIDFPKTLVLEDAEAIAEQVPSVRRVVPQITLSAVLQAGAKSASATVSGISPEFLTVRRFEVARGRFIDQRDMEGARNVVVIGPDLKQKLLPSGSAIGQRVRIRNQGFEVIGVMAPKGAVFGQNQDEAAYIPLTTMVSKLSGRDPTYGVSLNFISVEAVDEASTGAAKFQITNLLRQRHNILREDDFAVRSQKDALSIVGTITGGLTLMLAAIGAISLLVGGIGIMNIMLVSVSERTSEIGLRKAIGARSSDVLSQFLVEALVLSTLGGLIGSSLGLSAIAIVAAVTPLPAAIGSSSVLVTMGLSGSIGLVFGVLPARRAARLDPITALRSL
- a CDS encoding NAD(P)/FAD-dependent oxidoreductase, which encodes MSETPRDQRTWDVLIAGAGPSGSRLAQQLSAAGATVLLVEALEDFSKNAFSSAALPLSAVERWQLPESVIASRWDQWQLFGPGESRRCWAADAPLGVVLDFAALRRWLADQALASGTQLQLGWRVCATETLSSGLAQTQLRGPGGREAVITSRFVVDATGEKRVLMGEPRHHPLVSGSGVEWVLQVPVERWQDWAGRLSFMLGSRWVPQGYGWVFPMEPGRLKVGVCRLHDSGRSQPPLHQLQLQLLDRLGLTGDNVVDRHGGLIRSTIRRREAHQRGALVGLGDAVSTGNLLGGEGIRHALTSADVLAPLLLGALAGRGRPLASYPNRLRQKLGWRWSLSGRLAQRTWLGLSGEPADRRLERLLEGLQTTASAEALSRLLFDYRFERYGLRALPYLLGWASMATKKPPCRRGASDD
- a CDS encoding nucleoside triphosphate pyrophosphohydrolase family protein; this translates as MDLNAYQQGARQTARYPDVGSNPIYPTLGLCGESGEVADKVKKVLRDSGGEFSAEVRESLKLELGDVLWYVAQLASELGFSLDEIAQANLDKLASRAARNVIAGSGDHR
- the pyk gene encoding pyruvate kinase is translated as MALPDLTRRTKIVATIGPATESPEQLRRLIEAGASTFRLNFSHGDHSEHAARISTIRKVAAEMGVHIGILQDLQGPKIRLGRFKDGPITVAQGDPFTLTSRDVECCQTIATVTYDKLADEVVPGSRILLDDGRVEMVVDQVEQSSQTLHCTVTVGGVLSNNKGVNFPDVQLSVRALTDKDREDLEFGLSQGVDWVALSFVRNPSDMEEIKALIRSHGHNTPVVAKIEKFEAIDQMDALLPMCDGVMVARGDLGVEMPAEEVPLLQKELIRKCNTLGIPVITATQMLDSMVSCPRPTRAEVSDVANAILDGTDAVMLSNESAVGDYPVEAVATMSQIARRIERDYPSRSSDGQLASTVPNAISHAVSSIASQLEAAAILPLTKSGSTARNVSKFRPSTPILAITSDSKVASQLQLVWGVTPLLVSDMDNAAATFNRAMEVAAEANMLKEGDLVIQTAGTFADVSGSTDLVKVSVVGKGTVLNPSIV
- the ftsH gene encoding ATP-dependent zinc metalloprotease FtsH codes for the protein MNQRWRTIALWVLPISVAVLLGWQVLGGGFGGVSRSSGTTVAPRNAAVARMSYGRFIDYVDAGRVTAVDIFDGGRTAVVEAVDPDLDNRVQRLRVDLPGLAPELVNNLKEQGISFDIHPPRTAPPALGLLGNLLFPLLLIGGLVLLSRRGGGGMPGGPGQAMQFGKTKARFAMEAQTGVMFDDVAGVEEAKQDLQEVVTFLKTPERFTSVGAKIPKGVLLVGPPGTGKTLLAKAIAGEAGVPFFSLSGSEFVEMFVGVGASRVRDLFKRAKENSPCLIFIDEIDAVGRQRGAGVGGGNDEREQTLNQLLTEMDGFEGNSGIIIIAATNRADVLDSALLRPGRFDRQVQVDVPDIKGRLAVLNVHCRDKKLADDVSLEAIARRTPGFSGADLANLLNEAAILTARRRKEATGLAEIDDAVDRIIAGMEGKPLTDGRSKRLIAYHEVGHALVGTLVKAHDPVQKVTLIPRGQAQGLTWFSPDEEQMLVSRAQLRARIMGALGGRAAEDVVFGYAEVTTGAGGDIQQVASIARQMVTRFGMSDLGQCSLEAGNQEVFLGRDLMTRSDGSDATAARVDASVRKIVQSCYEETVKLVSEHRACMDRVVELLIEKESLDGDEFRAIVSEFTTVPEKERFSPLLSSTEAASA